The segment CCATTCTTATTCTGCCTCTCTGCATAATATACAGAAGGCAGCCAGATGTTCAACATGTTACCCTCCACCAATGCCTTGCTTGCTGTGCTATTGGGCTCATCACAGGGGTGGATGATTATATGGATGCTTGGGGAGTGTCATATCTGCCTCTCTCTACATACTCCTTGTTGAATGCCACTCAGCTTGCCTTCAATTCAAtctttgcatttctcttggtacgTCAGAAATTCATCCCTTATTCAATCAATGCTGTGTGATATTGCTTACCCTGGGCTCTGTCTTGCTGACCTTCCAAACCAAGAGTGACAAACCCGAAGAGGTCACAAACACAAAGTACATATTGGGTTTTCTTTTGACAATTGGTGCAGCTGGGCTCTATGGATTAGTCCTTCCCATCATTGAACTTGTGTACAAGAGAAGCAAGTGCAGAGTAATATATACTCTGGTTATGGAGATGCAGCTCATAATGTCATTTTCTGCAACTGTGTTGTGCACAATTGGTATGGTAGTGAACAAGGATTTCGAGACCGTTGCAAGTGAGGCGAGGGCATCTGATATTGGGGAAGCTAAGTTCTACATTGCTTTAGTATGGAATGCAATCTCATGGCAGCTCTTCTTCATTGGGGTGTTTGGTGTGATCTTTCTAATTTCTTCTCTGCTAAGTGGTATCATCAAAACTGTGTTTATTCCAGGGACGCAAGTGTTGGCAGTTATTATATATCATGAGAATTTCAGCGGGGAGAAGGGCGTTGCTCTGATACTGGCCTTATGGGGTTTTGCCTCATATTTATGTGGAGAGTATTTGAAATCCAAACAGCCGGCCAATGTCACAGAGACTATTTGCCATCACTGTGAATTGTCAGGAACCAAGGAAGAAAAATCTGAGGTGGCGGTTAAAGAGAAAAACTATTTGAAATCCAAACAGCCGGCCAATGTCACAGAGACTATTTGCGATCACTGTGAATTGTCAGGAACCAAGGAAGAAAAATCTGAGGTGGCGGTTAAAGAGAAAAACTCTAATGTTGTAATTCCATAAATAGGTAATGATGCttttgaaattgatctgtgttctATATCGTTGTTTAGACTGTTTGGTCAACACTGTACACTTCTTTACTGTTGAGATTAAGGTGTCTCAATCTTAGAGTTCAAATAtgctaatttaattatttgttttattttttattctacTTTGGAAGTCTTGAAGGTTTGGGAATTAGTGTCATATGTTGCTATGTTGAGTTTATGATAAATTTTCTATTATGATAATGGCAGTTTCTAGTTCAATGAAAGAGTCGTGGAGAGTTATATTTTGGCAAATTCCATTTATtgtttgagttcacttttgacaagtggtgtgaggtaaggaaggcacTTATTTGGTCATGGTAACTTGTATGTTGTACTTACATTACATTTTGCAAGATGATCATTATGgaagagataggtgttgttgcttCGGAAGTTGTTGTGTACAACATGTCATTGGATTAGCAAGATGTTGTTTGTCACACAACTTACCTCTTGTTCTttgaagttggttttggaaaccatgtgcACATATCTCATTGTGATGAGATCTATTAATTGTTGATGCCTTAGTTGTTTTTTGGAGAGAGAGACAAGTTAACTTAGGCATTGTTATGCTGctgaaattattctcaaaatctttgtTGTAACTACTCCTGAAGAGCATTGACTCTGTACATTGTATTGTAACTGTTAGTATTGCTAAATAATACAATTGAGTcaggcttttggagtgtgggttttttcttgaCAAGGTTTCTTCACgtatatttggtgttgtggtttCATTTATTAAATCTGATTGTATGTGTGTTTATAAGAGCCTAGTcaaatttgttattattgttgggTTGATAGGTTTTTTGTACTGATCTAGTTTCAGTGGGATTTTTGTAGTGGAAgatttcaagactttgttgcaagtTAGATATGGTAAGTACCTCCAACATAATAGAGATGGATAAATTTAATGGCAgcaattttgagttgtggaaactcaaaatggaggatatgctcgtggatagagatctatgggttgcagtttcttcaacaaaacCCCAAACTACACTGCAGGATGAATGGGATAAAATGGATCGAAAAGCCAAGGGTTTGATAAGACTCTATTTGGTTGATTCAGTGCTACTGAAtttccatgaggagaagactacagctgcactttggaagaagcttggtgatatttatcaagggaaatccttggtaaataagttattcgtgagaaagaagttgtattctcCAAGGATGGAGGAAGGAGGATCTATTACAGATCacctgaatgcattcaacatgctaGTTGCTCAACTGAATTTTTTTGGTGATAAGATTAATGATCAATAATAATGCATGTTTATGTTATTTTCTTTGTCAGACTCATAGGATCACTTTGTGATGGCCATTGGaagcacaacaaccactttcaaaatggaGGATGTGGTTGGTTTATTGTTATCTGAAGAGATGCAAAAGAAATCTTCTGAGATGGCCAAAGAGGCCCTAGTCGCTCATGGTAGAACGATGGAGAAAGGCAGGAAAAATGAAAAGAAGGGTAAATCAAAGTCTCCGGGAAGATCTAAGTCACCCGGTAAAAATTCTAAGGTGAAATGTTGGAACTGCTACAAATCTGATCATTTCTAGAAAGATTGTaaagaggagaggaaaaagaaaaacaagaattcCTCTGATTCTGATAAATCCTCTCTAGATGACATGGATGTTTTTGTCATTGCCTTGGCAAACCTGCATCAGGAGATGTGTGGTTAATTGACTTAGATGCTTCTTTCCATATGACCTCTCATAGAAATTGGTtttcaaagtatgaagaatatgatggtgggaaggtgtacttgggtgatgattctcacctGAAGGTTCTTGGTCATGGAAGAGTCAAGATTCGATTCcctgatggtagagtgaaggggattgatggtgtaCTGCATATCCCTAGTTTGGCATGAAACCTCTTTTCAGTTAGCAAGTTAAGTGATGTTGGAGTGCAGGTTGTTTTCTTGCAAGGTGGATGTAAGATGACCAGAGGTTCTATGGTTCTTACTAAGGTTGTTCGGATTGGCACTCTGTATAAGGTAGATGCATGCATAGTTCAATGCAATAGCACTTCTATAAATTCCAAGAAAAGGGCTTTAAATTCTTCATCCTCACCATTAGATCAAGCATAAAAGAAGACTCTTGTTTCAACATCTAATGATAGttctttttgggtacctaagggtgctaatgctttggagatgaagctcccaactgagaagacaatgttgtggcaccaaagacttgCCCACATAGGTGAAAAGGGCTTACGAGCCTTGAAAAATAAGAGCCTTGTTGAAggccttgatgattgtaatctcGAGTTTGACTTTTGTGAAGATTGTGTATATGGAAAACAacgttgtatttatttttatttcagttctcataagtcttcttgGGTTTTAGACTATGTTCATTCTAATGTTTTTGGTCCTATTAATGTTCCTTCATTAAATAGATCTGTGTactttgtttctttcattgatgactattctagaaggacatttgtttatttcctCATAAGTATGTCTAAAGTTTTCAGTCAGTTTTAAGAATTTAAGTCCTTGATTCAAAATCAAACTGGTAGAAAAATTAAATGTCTAGGGATGGATAACGGTGGTGAGTTTTTGTTCTGCTGAGTTCGATAGGTTCTGTAAGGATCATGGGATTGAAAGACATAAGGCAACTCtatagacaccacaacaaaatagagttgtggagaggatgaatagaactctgatggagagggctaggagtatgctgagtggtgttggCCTTGAAAAAAAGTTCTAGGCTGAGGTGGTAGCCAATACATGTTATTTAATaaatagatctcccactttgaCGCTTGTTGAAAAGACCCCCATGGAGGCATGGTCTCATAAAAATCtctcattgagacatcttagagacTTTGGCTTTGAGACATATGCTCATGTGTCAAGTGAAAAGAGATCTAAATTGGAGAACAATGCAGTGAAATGTATCTTTATCGGTTATGGTATTGGCATGAAGGtgtacaagctttgggatctagtTCCAGAGAAGGTTCTCTATAGCAGAAATGTTATCTTTTGTGACTTGAAACCTTCCATGATAGATTTACAATCagagaaggaagagaaacaaaagaaggaggtagttcataTTCCACCCACTGCTAAGAGAGTTGAACTATGTACTCTTGTGGGACCTGAGCCATAGTAGATCGGAAAGtttagaagaggaacaagatcctcaACCCCAGTCTTTGAGAAGGTCTACACATGAAAGGAGACAAACTGACAGATATGATTATTCACCTAAAAGGTTTGGATATTCTATATTGGATTCCATTTATATTTATACTTTGGTTACTAACACTAATAATCCTAGGATtgttagagaggctatgggtatgcaCGATGCAGATTCCaggatggaagccatgaatgaagagATCGATGGATTAAAGAAGAATGCAACATGAGATCTGGTACCTTTTCCTGAGGGACAAAACGTTGTTGGTTGTGAATGGGTATTCAAGAAGAAACTTGGTCTAGATGGTAGTTTTGAGAAGTATAAGGCATAATTGGTTCTAAAGGGTTATTCCCAGGTGGAGGGAATTCATTATGGGGATATATTCTCTCATGTAGCTAAGATGACATCCATTCATCTTGTTATCACTCAAAACAATTTATGATTTGGAAGTCGAataaatggatgtgaagacaacattccttcatggtgGCTTGGAGGAGGAGATTTAAATGTCACAACCAGAGCACTTTGTGGAGAAAGGTAAAGACAATTTGGTATGCAAGCTGAAGAAATATCTTCATGGTTTTAAGcaatctcctagaatgtggtactagaaatttgacaCCTGTGTGTTGTCTTTGgtatttttgagatctaaatctgACCATTGTGATTATTACAAAGTTGAAAATGGTCATATTCTCATTATTGTCATGTATGTGGATCATATGTTGTTCATTGAAAATGGGAAGagaatgatttcagatttgaagtcTTAGTTGTCAGCActgtttgagatgaaagatctaggtGCACCTAGGTACATTTTGGGAATgaagattaaaagagatagagCTCACAAAAAGCTTTGGGTCATCTAGAGAAAGTATGTGAACTCTATGTTGGAGAAATTCAACATGACATATTGCAAACAATTAGTTTTTCCTATTCTTTAGGGGATGAAACTTTCTGTGGAAGACTATCCAAAGTCTCCTACTGAATACATGACATGACCAAAATTCCTTATGCAAGTGTTGTTGTTAGcctaatgtatgctatggtctgtacgaGGTTAGACATTGCACAAGAAGTGGGAGTCCTTAGTCGGTTTATAGCTAATCCTGGGTGAGTGTGCAAGATGAagtgaagagagtgtttagatatttgTAGGGTACTTCCAAGTATTCCCTATGTTTCCTTGGTAATCCTACTGGACCTT is part of the Cryptomeria japonica chromosome 10, Sugi_1.0, whole genome shotgun sequence genome and harbors:
- the LOC131034856 gene encoding purine permease 3-like, producing MDLKESQRKKKSLMEWTLVLLNCLALCIGTTAGPLSLRFYFIHGGSSRCLCSWLETAGWPILILPLCIIYRRQPDVQHVTLHQCLACCAIGLITGVDDYMDAWGVSYLPLSTYSLLNATQLAFNSIFAFLLVPGLYGLVLPIIELVYKRSKCRVIYTLVMEMQLIMSFSATVLCTIGMVVNKDFETVASEARASDIGEAKFYIALVWNAISWQLFFIGVFGVIFLISSLLSGIIKTVFIPGTQVLAVIIYHENFSGEKGVALILALWGFASYLCGEYLKSKQPANVTETICHHCELSGTKEEKSEVAVKEKNYLKSKQPANVTETICDHCELSGTKEEKSEVAVKEKNSNVVIP